AGCGGGTCCTTTACTATTTCGTCGACCCCCCAGTGGCTCCTTCCCTGCTGGTAGATGTATCCGGTTATCTGGAGGTGAAAATGCGCGCCCTGCGCTGCCATGCCAGCCAGTTCCTGCCCGGACCCGGGCGGGTGCCTACCGTTCTCAACGACGGGCATTATCTGGTCCGGGTGGAGGCCCAGGCCCGTTACCTGGGTGCGATGATGGGGCGGGAGGCGGCAGAGGCGTTTTCGGCTGCGGAACTGCCCCTGTTTTCCGATCTGGTGGCCTGGTCGCTCAGGTGCCCTGACCCGGCCGGGAGCGGCGCAAGATGACGTGAGCCGCGATTGTTCCGGCTGCTGCAATCCCGCAGGTCCCCACGGGGCGGTCAGGACCTGGTTAAATGATGGCCGCCCTGCAGAGATTACTCACCGGGCGGCCATGAACACGGCAATTTCGGCCCCCGGGAGGCGACCGAGTTGGATCGCAGGTGGAAGATCGGTATCGGGGGTCTAGTAGCCCTTCTGATTGTGGTGGGCCTGTGGAGTGCTACTACCCCCCGCGCGTTTCGGCGCCCCGCCCCCTTTGAGGCGGTGGGTTACGTCCACGACCCCGCCACCGGACTGGCCAGCGCGCGCAGCCATCCCGACCGGCTCACGGCCCTTTCGCCCCTTTGGTACTCCGTGGGCCCCGACGGAGGGCTGGTGGATCCCCGGCCGGATCCGGCTTTGCGTGAGTTCGCCCGCAGCCAGCGCATTCCCCTGGTGGTGCTCATCAACAACCAGAAGGTGGGGGATAACTGCCAGTCCCTGCGCAGCGATGCCAGCCGGCGGCGTATGGTGAGGGAGATAACCGACCTGGTCACCAGGGAGGGGTACGACGGCATCAACCTGGACTTCCAGCAGATCAAGCCGGACGTCAGGGAAGAGTTCACAGCCGTGGTGCAGGATCTGGCCCGCAGCCTGCACGCCAAGGGCAAAATCCTGGCGCTTTCTCTGATACCTCCCGTAGGCGTTCCCCCCGACGTTACGGGGGCTTATGACTACCGGGCCCTGGGTCAGGCGGCAGACTATTCGGTGGTGTTCGGCTACGACCGGCACAACCCCTCCACCGGCCCCGGTCCCATCGCGCCGCGAGACTGGGTGGAGGCGAACATCAAGCACGTGGTGAGTCTGATCCCCGCCCGCAAACTGGTTCTGGGGGTGGGGGTATACGGCTACGACTGGGCGCTGCCCCGACGGTCTGTGGAGGACGTGACGCCCCTGGCAGTGCCCGATGCCCGCGAACTCGCCCGCAGGCACGGGGTGCAACCCCGCGTGGAACCGGGGGGTCAGGTGACCTTCCGTTACAGCAAGGCCGGTCGCGCTCATGAGGTGTGGTTCCAGGACGCCACCAACCTGAAGGAGAAGCTGGAACTAGCTCGCCGTTACAACCTGCGCGGCATCGCGCTGTGGCGCCTCGGTTTCGAAGAAGCCGCGCATTGGGACGTGCTCCCCCGGCGCCGTTAGGGTGAGTCGAGGCTCGACCGGGGTCGCGCGGCCGAGCGTGGCCCCGCGCCACCCGTGGCCGGAGATGAAAAAGGCG
The genomic region above belongs to Bacillota bacterium and contains:
- a CDS encoding glycosyl hydrolase family 18 protein; translation: MDRRWKIGIGGLVALLIVVGLWSATTPRAFRRPAPFEAVGYVHDPATGLASARSHPDRLTALSPLWYSVGPDGGLVDPRPDPALREFARSQRIPLVVLINNQKVGDNCQSLRSDASRRRMVREITDLVTREGYDGINLDFQQIKPDVREEFTAVVQDLARSLHAKGKILALSLIPPVGVPPDVTGAYDYRALGQAADYSVVFGYDRHNPSTGPGPIAPRDWVEANIKHVVSLIPARKLVLGVGVYGYDWALPRRSVEDVTPLAVPDARELARRHGVQPRVEPGGQVTFRYSKAGRAHEVWFQDATNLKEKLELARRYNLRGIALWRLGFEEAAHWDVLPRRR